The following proteins come from a genomic window of Populus alba chromosome 12, ASM523922v2, whole genome shotgun sequence:
- the LOC118044829 gene encoding protein KINESIN LIGHT CHAIN-RELATED 3, with amino-acid sequence MPGIVMDGIDEEGIVHEMNGNSVPAKDNSVPNKSPRRKSSPHGCRSTGLDPPVDGVSVYGVAVDGVLDTSIEQLYENVCDMQSSDQSPLRHSFGSDGEESRIDSELRHLVGGEMREVEIMEEEEEEEEVDKPELGTHSNSSSKKGSSSGSKKSGNLDKTKSASTKSVSSRTSKKPLDSEASSKMTPKGKCPPEKPAIDKRNDKNLKKGNAGVRLKKKQRNSPLGGVKLPNGTKDSSESGLDNPELGQFLLKQARDLISSGDNPQKALELALRASKSFEICASDKPSLELVMCLHVTAAIHCSIGQYSEAIPILEHSIEIPVPEEGEEHALAKFAGYMQLGDTYAMLGQLEKSTKCYSTGLEVQKQILGETDPRLGETCRYLAEAHVQALQFEDAQKVCQMALDIHRDNGSPASLEEAADRRLMGLICETKGDHEAALEHLVLASMAMVANGQEAEVACVDCSIGDAYLSLSRYDEAIFAYQKALTAFKTTKGENHSSVASVFVRLADLCNRTGKLRDSKSYCENALGIYEKPLLGIPPEEIASGLTDVSAVYESMNELDQAIKLLKKALKIYKDAPGQQSTIAGIEAQMGVMYYMLGDYSESYNSFKNAISKLRSSGEKKSAFFGIALNQMGLACAQRCAINEAAELFEEAKIVLEQECGPYHPDTLGVYSNLAGTYDAMGRLDDAIEILEYVVGMREEKLGTANPDVVDEKKRLAELLKEAGRVRSRKTRSLENLLDDNSHGINSDDI; translated from the exons ATGCCTGGAATTGTTATGGATGGAATTGATGAGGAAGGAATAGTGCATGAAATGAATGGAAATTCAGTGCCGGCGAAGGACAATTCTGTGCCTAATAAGTCCCCAAGGAGAAAATCGAGTCCGCACGGCTGTCGCAGTACTGGCCTAGATCCTCCTGTAGATGGAGTTTCTGTTTATGGTGTGGCAGTTGATGGGGTGCTTGACACCTCCATCGAGCAGCTTTATGAGAATGTGTGTGATATGCAGAGTTCTGATCAGTCTCCCTTAAGGCATAGCTTTGGATCTGATGGTGAAGAGTCTAGGATTGATTCAGAGTTGCGCCATCTGGTAGGGGGAGAGATGAGAGAGGTTGAGATaatggaagaggaagaggaagaggaagaggtggaTAAACCAGAACTTGGCACTCATAGCAACTCTTCTTCCAAGAAGGGAAGTTCATCAGGGAGCAAGAAGTCGGGGAACTTGGACAAGACCAAATCTGCAAGCACCAAGTCTGTTTCTTCAAGAACTTCAAAGAAGCCTTTGGACTCTGAAGCATCATCGAAGATGACTCCTAAGGGAAAATGTCCCCCAGAGAAACCTGCTATTGACAAGCGGAATgataagaatttgaaaaaagGAAATGCGGGAGTCAgattgaagaagaaacaaagaaattcTCCACTGGGAGGAGTAAAGTTACCGAATGGAACCAAGGATTCATCAGAATCGGGTTTAGATAATCCAGAACTTGGACAATTTTTGCTAAAGCAAGCAAGGGATTTGATTTCTTCGGGCGATAATCCCCAGAAAGCTCTTGAATTAGCTCTTCGAGCATCTAAATCATTCGAAATATGTGCAAGTGATAAACCCAGTTTAGAATTGGTAATGTGTTTGCATGTCACAGCAGCTATACACTGCAGCATAGGCCAGTATAGCGAGGCCATTCCCATTCTTGAGCATTCAATTGAGATTCCAGTGCCTGAGGAAGGCGAAGAACATGCCCTTGCCAAGTTTGCTGGTTACATGCAGTTGGGTGATACTTATGCGATGCTGGGCCAGCTTGAGAAGTCAACAAAGTGCTACTCAACAGGATTGGAAGTGCAGAAACAAATACTGGGAGAAACTGACCCTAGACTTGGCGAGACTTGTAGATATTTGGCTGAGGCCCATGTTCAAGCATTGCAGTTTGAGGATGCGCAGAAGGTTTGCCAGATGGCTCTAGACATTCATAGAGACAACGGTTCTCCTGCTTCTCTTGAAGAGGCAGCGGATCGACGGCTTATGGGTCTTATATGTGAAACAAAGGGAGATCATGAAGCTGCTCTAGAACATCTTGTGTTAGCCAGTATGGCCATGGTGGCAAATGGCCAGGAAGCTGAGGTGGCCTGTGTTGATTGTAGCATCGGAGATGCATACTTATCTTTGTCTAGGTATGATGAGGCTATTTTTGCTTATCAAAAAGCACTCACAGCTTTTAAGACAACAAAAGGAGAGAATCATTCATCTGTTGCTTCGGTTTTTGTTCGTTTGGCTGATTTATGCAACAGAACTGGGAAGTTGAGGGACTCAAAATCATATTGTGAGAATGCCCTTGGGATTTATGAAAAGCCTTTGCTAGGGATCCCTCCAGAGGAGATCGCTAGTGGTCTCACTGATGTTTCTGCTGTCTATGAATCAATGAATGAGCTCGATCAGGCAATCAAGTTGCTGAAGAAGGCGTTAAAGATATATAAAGATGCACCTGGTCAACAAAGCACAATTGCTGGAATTGAAGCTCAAATGGGTGTCATGTACTACATGCTGGGAGATTATTCCGAATCTTACAACTCCTTTAAGAACGCAATTTCAAAGCTCCGTTCAAGCGGGGAGAAAAAATCTGCTTTCTTTGGCATTGCTCTCAACCAAATGGGTCTCGCCTGTGCGCAGCGCTGTGCTATAAATGAGGCTGCAGAATTGTTTGAGGAAGCCAAGATTGTTCTGGAACAAGAGTGTGGACCATATCACCCTGACACTCTTGGGGTATATAGCAATCTTGCTGGCACTTATGATGCAATGGGCAG GTTGGACGATGCAATTGAAATCTTGGAGTATGTTGTTGGGATGAGGGAGGAAAAGCTCGGGACAGCAAATCCAGATGttgttgatgagaaaaaaaGGCTGGCCGAGCTGTTGAAAGAAGCCGGCAGAGTTCGGAGCAGAAAAACCAGGTCACTGGAGAACCTCCTTGATGACAACTCTCATGGCATAAACAGTGATGACATTTAG
- the LOC118044828 gene encoding putative pentatricopeptide repeat-containing protein At3g01580, translating to MEIVRSHWLPLNGHCLSHKLVSVPYKVTLRNLEKTTLISCSLQNNATSIRLAENPSEKSSYSRGFLTKKSVMDVSKVNRMIKEYTEDGFFEDAIRVYLDFIECGCPVEEFRFFPCLIKAFGGLYDVNKGKQIHGHLLKFGFLQDIFVKNSLLGMYWKCGAGGNAVDMFERMEERDSVSWNTMISGFCQSGEYVKSLVMFRRMVKECGGSYHNRVACLAALSSCASIKCLTHGLEIHGFLVKKGVDSDEFLVSALIEMYMKCGDIKNAENVFERIQDNELVGRNMAVWNVMILGYVSNECLSLALELFVEMLELGISPDSSTVVVVLVLCSQLLDLAVGKQIHGLILGLGLDDDVRVGTALMEMYFKCGDPETSLQIFKRSQNHNLVMWGSVMLNCAQNGYPNEALQFFSEFMLDCGFPDPVILLAALRACSFLSLKPRGMAIHGFAIKMGFDSDVFVGGALVDFYGKCGDMENAQQVFYGLSTRDLVSWNALISGFAQNKCADEALKAFRDMQSKQIKPNTVTMACILSVCTHLSVMILCKEVHCYLLRHWFETNALVNNSLISAYAKCGDIHSSRTVFEKLPVRNEVTWNSILLGFGMHGRTDEMFATFEKMKEANIKPDHGTFTSLLSSCSHSGKVDAGWKYFNSMMEDYNLEPRVEQYTCMVDLLGRAGNLNQAYDLIMSMPCSPDDRIWGSLLASCKNHGNTKMAEVVANHIFELDASSVGYRVLLANLYEDSGNLNEVFRVRTEIKQMGLKKQPGCSWIEVDNSVHIFVAGDNSHDRSGDIYATIESLSLEMKRVGYVPHIQAASNKYWA from the coding sequence ATGGAAATAGTACGGTCACACTGGCTTCCATTGAATGGTCATTGCTTGAGTCACAAACTTGTGTCAGTTCCGTACAAGGTAACTCTCAGAAATCTTGAAAAGAcaactttaatttcttgtagCTTACAAAATAATGCTACTTCAATTCGGTTAGCTGAAAACCCATCTGAGAAATCAAGTTATTCACGTGGGTTTTTGACCAAGAAGTCTGTTATGGATGTTTCAAAGGTTAATAGGATGATTAAGGAGTATACAGAAGATGGGTTTTTCGAGGATGCAATTAGAGTGTATCTTGATTTCATTGAATGTGGTTGTCCAGTTGAGGAGTTCAGGTTCTTTCCTTGTTTGATTAAAGCGTTTGGTGGGCTTTATGATGTTAATAAAGGGAAACAAATTCATGGGCATTTGTTGAAGTTTGGGTTCTTACAAGACATTTTTGTTAAGAATTCTCTTTTGGGTATGTATTGGAAATGTGGGGCTGGTGGGAATGCGGTTGACATGTTTGAGAGGATGGAGGAGAGAGATTCAGTTTCGTGGAATACAATGATATCTGGGTTTTGTCAATCAGGAGAGTATGTGAAATCGTTGGTGATGTTTAGAAGGATGGTTAAGGAATGTGGTGGTTCATATCATAACCGGGTGGCATGTCTTGCTGCTCTTTCATCGTGCGCTTCAATTAAGTGTTTGACTCATGGGCTAGAGATTCATGGGTTCCTTGTGAAAAAAGGGGTGGATTCTGATGAGTTCTTGGTGAGTGCGTTGATTGAAATGTACATGAAATGTGGAGATATAAAGAATGCTGAAAATGTTTTTGAGAGAATTCAGGATAATGAGTTGGTGGGAAGGAATATGGCGGTATGGAATGTGATGATCTTGGGGTATGTTTCAAATGAATGTCTTTCATTGGCTTTGGAATTGTTTGTTGAGATGTTAGAATTAGGGATTAGCCCAGATTCCTCAACTGTAGTGGTTGTTTTAGTTTTGTGCTCCCAGTTGCTGGATTTAGCTGTTGGAAAGCAAATCCATGGACTCATTCTGGGTCTTGGCCTGGATGATGATGTAAGAGTTGGAACAGCTCTTATGGAGATGTATTTTAAATGTGGTGATCCTGAAACCAGTTTGCAAATATTCAAAAGGTCTCAAAATCATAACTTAGTCATGTGGGGTTCAGTGATGTTGAATTGTGCTCAGAATGGTTACCCAAATGAAGCATTGCAATTTTTCAGTGAGTTTATGTTGGATTGTGGTTTTCCAGATCCTGTCATTCTTTTGGCTGCACTCCGGGCATGTTCATTCTTATCTCTTAAGCCTAGAGGGATGGCAATTCATGGATTTGCTATAAAGATGGGGTTTGATTCTGATGTTTTTGTTGGTGGTGCCCTAGTTGATTTCTATGGAAAATGTGGAGACATGGAGAATGCTCAACAAGTTTTTTATGGATTATCAACCAGAGATCTGGTATCGTGGAATGCGCTAATATCTGGATTTGCTCAAAATAAGTGTGCAGATGAAGCTTTGAAGGCATTTCGTGATATGCAATCTAAACAAATCAAGCCCAATACTGTAACCATGGCATGTATTCTTTCTGTTTGCACTCACTTGTCAGTCATGATCCTTTGTAAGGAGGTTCACTGCTACCTACTACGGCATTGGTTTGAGACCAATGCTCTTGTAAACAACTCTCTAATAAGTGCCTATGCCAAATGCGGGGACATACATAGCTCACGGACTGTGTTTGAAAAATTGCCTGTACGAAATGAAGTTACATGGAATTCAATCCTACTGGGTTTTGGAATGCATGGCCGTACTGATGAAATGTTTGCAACATTTGAAAAGATGAAAGAAGCAAACATAAAGCCTGACCATGGAACTTTTACTTCCCTCCTTTCCAGCTGCAGCCATTCTGGGAAGGTTGACGCGGGATGGAAATATTTCAATAGCATGATGGAAGACTATAACCTTGAACCTCGAGTTGAACAATATACGTGCATGGTTGATCTTCTGGGCCGAGCTGGCAATCTAAATCAGGCATATGATCTGATAATGTCAATGCCTTGTTCCCCAGATGATAGAATATGGGGTTCCCTTCTGGCATCCTGCAAAAATCATGGTAACACAAAGATGGCAGAAGTTGTGGCAAATCACATATTTGAACTTGATGCTTCAAGTGTTGGTTACCGTGTACTCCTCGCAAATTTGTATGAAGATTCTGGAAATTTGAATGAAGTTTTTCGAGTTCGAactgaaattaaacaaatggGACTGAAAAAGCAGCCTGGATGCAGTTGGATTGAAGTTGATAACAGTGTACATATATTTGTTGCTGGTGATAACTCACATGATCGGTCTGGGGATATCTATGCTACCATAGAAAGTTTATCACTAGAAATGAAAAGAGTGGGGTATGTTCCTCACATTCAAGCAGCAAGCAACAAGTACTGGGCTTGA
- the LOC118044827 gene encoding uncharacterized protein produces MESKSSGSPATFIDNLVVPGDVVVDLSSMTNQTIKLGGGLRQDCDAISVMKAGKLRFSKPNKYWVENSQKRYVPCAEDSVLGIVVDSKSDNFLIDIKGPALAFLPVLAFEGGTRRNIPKFEAGTLLYVRVVKANPGMNPELSCTDASGKAAEFGALKDGYMFECSTGLSRMLLSSPTCPVLEALGKKLSFEIAVGLNGRVWVNANSPSIVIIVANAIMNSETLSGVQQKIMAEKLLQKIQND; encoded by the exons ATGGAGAGTAAATCATCCGGTTCGCCGGCGACCTTTATTGATAACTTAGTG GTACCAGGAGATGTGGTTGTTGATCTTTCTAGCATGACTAACCAGACAATTAAGCTTGGTGGTGGGCTCCGTCAG GACTGTGATGCTATATCTGTAATGAAAGCAGGGAAATTGAGGTTCTCAAAGCCAAATAAATATTGGGTTGAAAACTCCCAAAAGAGG TATGTGCCGTGTGCGGAGGACAGTGTTCTTGGAATTGTTGTAGACTCTAAATCAGAT AACTTTCTTATCGACATAAAAGGACCTGCCTTGGCTTTTTTGCCTGTGCTTGCATTTGAAGGAGGGACCAGGAGAAACATACCCAAATTTGAG GCAGGTACCCTGCTCTATGTTCGAGTTGTGAAGGCAAATCCTGGAATGAATCCTGAGCTGTCATGCACTGATG CCAGTGGGAAGGCAGCAGAATTTGGTGCCCTCAAAGATGGCTACATGTTTGAATGTTCAACTGGTCTATCAAGAAT gCTATTGAGCTCACCAACATGTCCGGTTCTTGAGGCTCTTGGCAAGAAGCTCTCCTTTGAGATAGCAGTCGGCTTAAATGGCCGTGTTTGG GTGAATGCTAATTCTCCATCCATAGTTATTATTGTTGCCAATGCAATCATGAATTCGGAGACATTAAGTGGAGTGCAGCAGAAAATTATGGCAGAGAAATTGCTGCAGAAAATTCAG AATGATTGA
- the LOC118044825 gene encoding transcription factor MYB114 has product MQGAGNGEYRKGLWTEEEDRILTDHVKVHGKGKWNQIAKVTGLKRCGKSCRLRWMNYLSPSVKRGVFSEEEDDLIIRLHKLLGNRWSLIAGRVPGRTDNQVKNHWNTHLSKKLGIKQKKCKVSASSSKFSEELEANSKTKLNSNDGSILCHRGEAEIHAEIQDNSEKIKEMTSLQDPVLFDDCYDNFGLSNNDPFSCAPNLMEFLDHSLDFLWYNL; this is encoded by the exons ATGCAAGGAGCTGGGAATGGTGAGTATAGAAAAGGGCTGTGGACGGAGGAGGAGGACAGAATCTTAACGGATCACGTGAAGGTGCATGGCAAAGGGAAGTGGAATCAGATAGCAAAAGTCACAG GCCTCAAGAGATGCGGCAAAAGCTGCAGGTTAAGATGGATGAATTATCTAAGCCCTAGTGTTAAGCGCGGCGTTTTctctgaagaagaagatgacctTATCATCAGGCTCCATAAGCTTCTTGGCAACag gtGGTCTTTAATTGCCGGTCGGGTTCCGGGAAGGACAGATAATCAGGTGAAGAATCATTGGAACACTCATTTGAGCAAAAAACTTGGGATTAAGCAGAAAAAATGTAAAGTTAGTGCTTCTTCATCAAAATTTTCTGAAGAATTAGAGGCGAATTCCAAgactaaattaaattcaaatgatgGATCAATTTTATGTCATAGAGGTGAAGCTGAAATCCATGCTGAGATACAAGAcaattctgaaaaaataaaagaaatgactAGCTTGCAAGACCCTGTATTGTTCGATGATTGCTATGACAATTTTGGGCTTTCCAATAATGATCCATTTTCTTGTGCCCCTAATTTAATGGAATTTTTAGACCACTCTCTGGATTTCTTATGGTATAACTTGTAA